The following are encoded in a window of Francisella tularensis subsp. tularensis genomic DNA:
- a CDS encoding transglycosylase SLT domain-containing protein yields the protein MKKIIKLATLIIIITTLGSCATEPPTNINNACSIIHQFPDWYYDMLDSYDRWGIPINVQMAFIRQESSFRADAKPSMQYYFGFIPKGRASSAYGFAQALDGTWDHYKKQTKQSFVSRSNFADATDFIGWYLNDIHNKTGISKTDTYNLYLAYHEGIGGYKRGTHRNNSFLKNYARKTTEIAQKYSIQLQNCEVPRKPLLSYIF from the coding sequence ATGAAAAAAATAATTAAGCTTGCAACTTTAATTATCATAATAACAACTCTTGGATCTTGCGCTACTGAGCCTCCAACAAATATAAATAATGCTTGTAGCATTATTCATCAATTTCCTGATTGGTATTATGATATGCTTGACTCTTATGATCGCTGGGGAATTCCGATAAACGTACAAATGGCTTTCATCCGTCAAGAATCATCATTTCGAGCTGATGCTAAACCATCTATGCAGTATTATTTTGGCTTTATACCAAAAGGTAGAGCCTCGAGTGCTTATGGCTTTGCTCAAGCCTTAGATGGCACTTGGGATCATTATAAAAAACAAACAAAACAATCTTTTGTCTCAAGGTCAAATTTTGCAGATGCAACAGATTTTATTGGCTGGTATTTGAATGATATTCACAATAAAACAGGTATCAGCAAGACAGATACTTATAATCTATACCTAGCATATCACGAAGGTATAGGTGGTTATAAACGTGGTACGCATAGGAACAATTCATTCCTAAAAAATTATGCTCGTAAAACTACTGAAATAGCACAAAAATATTCCATTCAACTACAGAACTGTGAAGTTCCGCGCAAACCATTACTATCGTATATATTCTAG
- the dacB gene encoding D-alanyl-D-alanine carboxypeptidase/D-alanyl-D-alanine-endopeptidase, translating into MKRKTKFFTAFSILLISIATTQASTRSEVQYLVKKYNLSDAKIAIATQTTNNGDQLYAYAQNRLMTPASTNKVFTIVAALFTIPSNFRFTTSIMYPSDRVKDHTLYGDMYIKFTGDPALTGSQLATLIKKIKTEKDISKITGDVYLVGVFSGPYIPNGWSKEDSTFCFGAPASSFTLNRNCTVIKLVKNTNSLTTRIVELSNASNITIKNTAKYTSASSATTIEMNNDNVLYIGGYLSRAAEKMFKLAIKNPALKTLDTVNDFLNSDGIKHGNVIIAGSVPTGYTEQITTRSQTIGHFIDQALKHSNNLYAETILNTLGLKEKGIGSTKAGTEAVQSILYSKLGLDTSALTMYDGSGLSHLDKVTPEFMVNFLTKAYNSQIGKEFYNYLSASGISGTISYRMGGKLLGRVHAKTGTLSGVSTLSGYLLTAKNHRISFSIMLNDLKPSDRYNARRFQDKLVDVFYRNL; encoded by the coding sequence TTGAAAAGAAAAACTAAGTTTTTTACGGCATTCTCTATATTACTTATAAGCATAGCAACTACTCAAGCATCTACGCGTAGTGAGGTTCAATATCTTGTAAAAAAATATAATCTCTCTGATGCTAAAATTGCTATAGCAACTCAAACAACTAATAATGGTGATCAATTATATGCCTATGCCCAAAATAGATTAATGACGCCAGCAAGTACTAATAAGGTTTTTACAATAGTTGCGGCACTTTTTACGATACCTAGTAATTTTAGATTTACAACATCAATAATGTACCCTTCCGATAGAGTAAAAGATCATACTCTGTATGGAGATATGTACATAAAATTTACTGGTGATCCAGCACTAACTGGTAGTCAGTTAGCCACATTAATAAAAAAAATTAAAACTGAGAAAGATATATCTAAAATAACTGGTGATGTTTACCTTGTTGGAGTTTTCTCTGGGCCTTATATCCCAAATGGTTGGTCTAAAGAAGATAGTACATTCTGTTTTGGTGCTCCAGCATCAAGCTTCACACTTAATAGAAATTGTACAGTCATAAAATTAGTAAAAAATACTAATAGTTTAACAACAAGAATTGTTGAATTAAGTAACGCAAGTAATATCACTATAAAAAATACCGCAAAATATACTAGTGCATCAAGTGCAACTACGATAGAAATGAATAATGATAATGTTTTATATATTGGTGGATACTTATCAAGAGCTGCTGAAAAAATGTTTAAATTAGCAATTAAAAATCCCGCGCTTAAAACATTAGATACCGTAAATGACTTCTTAAATTCTGACGGTATTAAACATGGTAACGTTATTATAGCTGGTAGTGTTCCTACTGGTTATACTGAACAGATTACAACAAGGTCTCAAACAATCGGACATTTTATTGATCAAGCCCTTAAACATTCTAATAATCTATATGCAGAGACTATTTTAAATACTTTAGGCTTAAAAGAAAAAGGTATTGGCTCAACTAAAGCAGGTACGGAAGCTGTTCAAAGTATACTCTACTCAAAACTAGGCTTGGATACATCAGCTTTAACAATGTATGACGGTTCAGGTCTATCACATCTAGATAAAGTAACTCCAGAATTTATGGTCAACTTTTTGACCAAAGCTTATAATAGTCAGATTGGTAAAGAATTCTATAACTACTTATCAGCATCTGGTATAAGCGGTACAATTTCATATAGAATGGGTGGTAAACTACTTGGACGAGTACATGCTAAAACTGGTACTCTATCCGGAGTATCAACGTTATCAGGCTATTTATTAACAGCTAAAAACCACAGAATCAGTTTTTCGATTATGCTTAATGATCTTAAACCCTCTGATCGTTATAATGCACGAAGATTCCAAGATAAACTAGTTGATGTCTTCTATAGGAATTTATAA
- the rpsU gene encoding 30S ribosomal protein S21, which translates to MPSVRIKEREPFDVALRRFKRSCEKAGIVSELRRREYFEKPTWARKRKKTAAVKRAHKSNIIVKR; encoded by the coding sequence ATGCCAAGCGTTAGAATTAAAGAAAGAGAACCTTTTGATGTCGCTCTTAGAAGATTTAAAAGATCTTGCGAAAAGGCTGGAATAGTATCTGAACTACGTCGTAGAGAATACTTTGAAAAGCCAACTTGGGCACGCAAAAGAAAAAAAACTGCCGCTGTTAAAAGAGCTCATAAGAGCAATATAATAGTTAAAAGATAG
- a CDS encoding GatB/YqeY domain-containing protein, producing the protein MSQIFDQLTLDMKESMKNKDKNRLTTIRMAMSAIKQKQIDEKIQITDEVVIAVITKMIKQRQDSFDQYIKANRAELAEGEKREIEILTQYMPKQLSDEEVVAIVQKAIESVGATSMKEMGKIMASVKKELAGRTDMSKVSAIVKSNLA; encoded by the coding sequence ATGTCACAAATTTTTGATCAGTTGACTCTTGATATGAAAGAGTCAATGAAAAATAAAGATAAAAATAGATTAACAACAATTCGTATGGCAATGTCTGCGATAAAACAAAAGCAGATTGATGAAAAAATACAGATCACTGATGAGGTTGTAATTGCTGTAATTACAAAAATGATTAAGCAAAGACAAGATTCATTTGATCAATACATCAAAGCAAATAGAGCTGAGCTTGCTGAAGGTGAAAAAAGAGAGATAGAAATATTGACTCAATACATGCCAAAGCAACTAAGTGATGAAGAGGTTGTCGCGATAGTTCAGAAGGCTATAGAGTCTGTTGGAGCTACATCGATGAAAGAGATGGGTAAAATCATGGCAAGTGTAAAAAAAGAACTTGCTGGTAGGACAGATATGAGCAAAGTAAGCGCTATTGTGAAATCTAACTTAGCTTAA
- the dnaG gene encoding DNA primase yields MAKKVSNSFIKELVATADIVDVVSRYVNLKKTGKNYKGCCPFHNEKTPSFFVNPEKNFYHCFGCQASGDALTFVKNINKLEFIDAVKNLAEIVGKPVEYENYSQEDIQKEQLYNKCISFLAAAQKYYRWNLGNSVTKDKAINYLKKRGIDSSLAKFFGIGYSSEGWNNITELAKSINIPEEILVDTGLAIKNDKGNLYDRFRGRVMFPIRNIQGNVIAYGGRVTEDSDGVKYINSPETLVFQKNNILYGLYEYRERKKQYPDLINQSLVVVEGYMDVVGLAQHGFYAAVATLGTAFSPNHAKILFRETSSVILCFDGDEAGQKAALRTIKILLPMLDGNKKLKILTLPDKDDPDDYIKKYGLERFLTALDNSLAVADFVIDNLIQGKDLRKAEAKAEVLENLKNFLADVEDNIYSESITATIADKIGIKVEQFKNLLKIRKQTTLNVNRQQNIQQKKLAKNLLLEEFVLAELFVNIADFRILQHTNDFEIFATSKNLDILAKSLKILKEDSSNQIEAVILIQLLAEDYPDYREYFFELLSYGIRNTQKKYAEDKYQEQMFVMLKRVENSSVKKRLKYLGSLPFRSDVQEMERKYLVAKLGNSNII; encoded by the coding sequence ATGGCGAAAAAAGTCTCGAATAGTTTTATAAAAGAGCTTGTAGCTACAGCTGATATCGTTGATGTTGTTTCAAGATATGTTAACTTGAAAAAAACAGGCAAAAACTATAAAGGTTGTTGTCCTTTTCATAATGAAAAAACACCATCATTTTTTGTTAATCCAGAGAAAAATTTTTATCATTGTTTTGGCTGTCAGGCATCTGGAGATGCATTAACTTTTGTTAAAAATATTAATAAACTTGAGTTTATTGATGCTGTAAAAAACCTTGCTGAAATAGTTGGTAAGCCAGTTGAATATGAAAATTATTCTCAAGAAGATATCCAAAAAGAACAGCTATACAACAAATGTATAAGCTTTTTAGCAGCTGCTCAAAAGTATTATCGTTGGAATTTGGGTAACTCTGTCACCAAAGATAAGGCTATAAACTATCTTAAAAAAAGAGGTATAGATAGTAGTTTGGCTAAATTCTTTGGTATAGGATATTCATCCGAAGGTTGGAATAATATTACTGAACTAGCAAAGTCTATAAATATTCCAGAAGAAATATTAGTTGATACTGGGCTTGCTATAAAAAATGATAAGGGCAATTTATATGATCGTTTTCGCGGTCGTGTTATGTTCCCTATTAGAAATATTCAAGGCAATGTAATTGCTTATGGCGGTAGAGTAACAGAGGACTCTGATGGAGTTAAGTATATAAATTCACCAGAAACTTTAGTCTTTCAGAAAAATAATATTTTATATGGACTCTATGAGTACCGTGAAAGAAAAAAACAATATCCAGATTTAATAAATCAAAGCCTTGTAGTAGTTGAAGGTTATATGGATGTGGTTGGTTTAGCACAGCATGGTTTTTATGCTGCAGTAGCTACATTAGGCACCGCATTCTCACCAAATCACGCTAAGATTTTATTTCGTGAAACTAGCTCAGTAATTTTGTGTTTTGATGGTGATGAAGCAGGGCAAAAAGCAGCACTTAGAACTATAAAGATTTTGTTACCAATGCTAGATGGTAATAAAAAACTAAAAATTTTAACTCTTCCAGATAAGGATGATCCTGATGATTATATTAAGAAATATGGTTTAGAAAGATTTCTCACTGCTTTAGATAATTCTCTAGCTGTAGCAGATTTTGTAATTGATAATCTTATTCAAGGTAAGGATCTGCGTAAAGCAGAAGCAAAAGCGGAAGTTTTAGAGAATTTAAAAAATTTTTTAGCAGATGTAGAAGATAATATTTATTCAGAAAGTATTACTGCTACTATAGCTGATAAAATTGGTATAAAAGTTGAGCAATTTAAGAATCTACTTAAGATACGTAAGCAAACTACACTAAACGTAAATAGACAGCAAAATATTCAGCAAAAGAAACTAGCGAAGAATCTATTGCTTGAAGAGTTTGTCCTTGCGGAATTATTTGTTAATATCGCGGATTTTCGCATTTTACAACATACAAACGATTTTGAAATATTTGCTACTTCGAAAAATCTTGATATCTTAGCAAAAAGCTTGAAAATTTTAAAAGAAGACTCATCTAATCAAATTGAAGCTGTTATACTTATACAGCTATTGGCAGAGGACTATCCTGACTATAGAGAGTATTTTTTTGAGTTGTTAAGTTATGGTATTCGCAATACTCAAAAAAAATATGCTGAAGACAAATATCAAGAACAAATGTTCGTTATGCTAAAAAGAGTAGAAAACTCTAGTGTAAAAAAAAGATTAAAATATTTAGGTTCATTGCCCTTTAGGTCGGATGTCCAGGAAATGGAGCGTAAGTATTTAGTAGCAAAATTAGGCAACAGTAATATAATATAA
- the rpoD gene encoding RNA polymerase sigma factor RpoD, whose product MTKEDLLSDLKDLMIDGRERGYLTRADILDALPGDVSEDPKIYEEIEAILIDAGIDVYDRTPQIEEDDERKVSEANLDDLKGKTSDPIRMYMREMGIVDLLDKKGETDIAIRIEEGTTEVFSTILSYPIVIKTYIERFRELEEKAIDYMNSQNIENEPVARYIRFNEVMAGFSDEQVTEEKVAEDDHEEKIDTQRAYEFFTNLEKMFEEYQDKPNKKLYTKIVKEFDNLRLSTSHLQKLVDYIRLPYARVKEFERKILRLCVERSKTPRQEFIKVYKVGSLEWLEPLTKKYKFTENTIREIKNLTKQINQFQILMMMDIEELKQVNLEISRSEAKITQAKKEMIEANLRLVVSEAKKYTNRGLHFLDIIQEGNIGLMKAVDKFDYRKGFKFSTYATWWIRQAITRSIADQARTIRVPVHMIETINKVNRIKRQILQEKGREATEEEIIEHTPNMTKEKLKKILNISHTPISMESPIGDDEDSTVGDFIEDKNNYSPIEAANLENLREAIKELIETGLTEREAKVLMMRFGIGMNTDHTLEEVGKQFNVTRERIRQIEAKALRKLKHPSRSAFLKTFL is encoded by the coding sequence ATGACAAAAGAAGATTTGCTCTCTGATTTAAAAGATTTGATGATTGATGGTAGGGAAAGAGGATATTTAACTAGAGCCGATATTTTAGATGCTCTACCAGGAGATGTTTCAGAAGATCCTAAAATATATGAAGAAATTGAGGCTATACTTATTGACGCTGGTATTGATGTCTATGATAGAACTCCTCAGATAGAAGAAGATGATGAAAGAAAGGTTAGTGAAGCTAATCTTGATGATTTAAAAGGTAAAACTTCAGATCCTATTCGTATGTATATGCGCGAAATGGGTATTGTTGATCTTTTAGATAAAAAAGGCGAGACGGATATCGCTATTAGGATCGAAGAAGGTACTACAGAAGTTTTTAGTACGATTTTAAGCTATCCGATAGTAATTAAAACTTATATTGAGCGTTTCCGTGAGCTAGAAGAAAAAGCTATAGATTATATGAATTCCCAAAATATTGAGAATGAGCCTGTAGCTAGATATATTCGTTTTAATGAAGTTATGGCTGGTTTTAGTGATGAACAGGTAACTGAAGAAAAGGTTGCTGAAGATGATCATGAGGAAAAAATTGATACTCAAAGGGCTTATGAATTCTTTACAAATTTAGAGAAAATGTTTGAAGAATATCAAGATAAGCCTAACAAAAAACTTTATACTAAAATAGTTAAGGAATTTGATAATTTAAGATTGTCAACATCACATTTACAAAAGTTGGTTGATTATATTAGATTACCTTATGCTCGAGTTAAAGAATTCGAAAGAAAAATTTTAAGACTCTGTGTTGAAAGATCAAAAACACCACGCCAAGAGTTTATTAAAGTTTATAAAGTTGGTTCTCTAGAATGGTTGGAGCCATTAACTAAAAAGTATAAATTTACTGAGAATACTATTAGAGAAATAAAAAATTTAACTAAGCAAATTAATCAATTCCAAATTTTAATGATGATGGATATTGAAGAGCTTAAACAAGTCAATCTTGAGATTTCAAGGAGTGAAGCTAAAATTACTCAAGCTAAAAAAGAGATGATAGAAGCAAACTTAAGACTAGTTGTTTCTGAAGCTAAAAAGTATACCAATAGAGGCTTACATTTCTTAGATATTATCCAAGAAGGAAATATTGGCTTAATGAAAGCTGTAGATAAGTTTGATTATCGTAAAGGCTTTAAGTTCTCGACATATGCTACTTGGTGGATACGTCAAGCAATTACTCGTTCGATTGCAGACCAAGCTAGAACTATTCGTGTACCTGTACATATGATTGAGACAATTAATAAAGTAAATAGAATTAAACGTCAGATTCTACAAGAAAAAGGGCGTGAAGCTACAGAAGAGGAGATTATCGAGCATACTCCTAATATGACTAAAGAGAAGCTGAAAAAGATTCTTAATATTTCACATACACCAATTTCAATGGAGAGCCCAATTGGTGATGATGAAGATTCTACAGTGGGCGATTTTATTGAGGATAAAAATAACTATTCTCCGATAGAGGCAGCTAATTTAGAAAATTTACGCGAAGCAATAAAGGAGCTTATTGAAACTGGCTTAACTGAGAGAGAGGCTAAAGTTCTAATGATGCGTTTTGGTATTGGTATGAATACTGATCATACTTTAGAAGAAGTAGGTAAGCAGTTTAATGTTACTAGAGAACGTATTAGACAAATTGAGGCTAAGGCTCTTAGAAAGCTTAAACATCCTTCTAGATCGGCATTTTTGAAAACATTTTTGTAA
- a CDS encoding NAD(P)/FAD-dependent oxidoreductase: protein MRKIIVIGAGFVGINFLNKIAKQSKNKYHIILFDKNNHHVFQPMLYQAATAFIPLNNVVVPIRKLFTQENIEFKMQEVIDILPEEQLVKTAANILYSYDYLIVATGIEYDYLGNDQWREYTFCLKSAYDAQKIKSHILSQFELAEVAQTDEEKRYHLSFIIIGAGATGVEITGALLDLLHTDFLKTYHNFSIDDISIHLIEGGENILSAFPKELSNHAYDSLKARRVNIHLKEPVTNILDSRVTTEKDSYRGATIIWSTILKGKGIGNWMSSQIEKGKIAVLDDLTHRDFKNIYFAGDISYIKNNPLPGLAAVAKQQGKYIAKTIIKRDKNKAYNDFKYKDLGTMAIIKKHEAIANIFGMKFKGKLGWFIWGGVHITFLISIRNKFVVSFNWLSYYICKRIGSIEFIKSKKTKKVNKFEN, encoded by the coding sequence ATGAGAAAAATAATAGTTATAGGAGCTGGGTTTGTTGGAATTAATTTCCTCAATAAAATAGCCAAACAAAGTAAAAATAAATATCATATCATTTTATTTGACAAAAATAATCATCATGTTTTTCAGCCAATGTTATATCAGGCAGCTACAGCTTTTATTCCTTTAAATAATGTTGTTGTGCCGATTAGAAAACTATTTACTCAGGAAAATATTGAATTTAAGATGCAAGAAGTTATAGATATTTTACCTGAAGAGCAACTAGTTAAGACTGCAGCAAATATTTTATATTCATATGATTATTTAATTGTCGCAACTGGAATTGAGTACGATTATTTGGGTAATGATCAATGGCGAGAATATACTTTTTGCCTAAAAAGTGCCTATGATGCTCAAAAGATTAAATCACATATTCTTAGTCAATTTGAGTTGGCAGAAGTAGCTCAGACTGATGAAGAGAAAAGATATCATCTAAGCTTTATTATTATTGGTGCAGGAGCAACTGGCGTTGAAATCACAGGAGCTTTGTTGGATCTTTTGCATACGGATTTTTTAAAAACTTATCATAACTTTTCAATAGATGATATTTCTATTCACTTAATTGAAGGAGGTGAAAATATTCTTTCAGCATTTCCAAAAGAGTTATCAAACCATGCTTATGATTCATTAAAGGCAAGGAGGGTAAATATTCACCTTAAAGAACCAGTAACTAATATTTTAGATAGTCGTGTAACTACTGAGAAAGATAGTTACCGAGGAGCCACTATTATTTGGAGTACTATCTTAAAAGGTAAAGGAATAGGTAATTGGATGAGTAGTCAAATAGAAAAAGGTAAGATAGCAGTTTTAGATGACCTAACTCATCGAGATTTTAAGAATATATATTTTGCTGGTGATATTTCTTATATTAAAAATAATCCTCTACCAGGTTTAGCCGCTGTAGCTAAACAACAAGGTAAATATATTGCAAAAACTATTATTAAAAGAGACAAAAATAAAGCATATAACGATTTTAAATATAAAGATTTAGGCACTATGGCTATTATTAAAAAGCATGAGGCTATAGCTAATATATTTGGAATGAAGTTCAAAGGTAAGTTAGGTTGGTTTATATGGGGAGGAGTACATATAACTTTTTTAATTAGTATAAGAAATAAGTTTGTAGTTAGCTTCAATTGGTTAAGCTATTACATCTGCAAAAGAATAGGCTCTATTGAATTTATAAAATCTAAGAAAACCAAAAAAGTAAATAAATTTGAAAATTAA